One Sphaerisporangium krabiense DNA segment encodes these proteins:
- a CDS encoding dolichyl-phosphate-mannose--protein mannosyltransferase yields MPPFADTSIWAWLGPVLVATFGALLRFDRLALPKAVVFDETYYAKDALSLLTYGVERTFLGTSDNPIADQRLLAGRDDLWVTCTPDSLDPCASYVAHPPLGKWLIGVGEWLWGADPFGWRFAAAVLGSLSILLVARVARRMTRSTLLGCLAGLLLALDGLHFVLSRTALLDVFLMFWVLAGFGCLVVDRDRSRERLARWYEGSSLAGAGPWLGVRPWRIGAGVCLGAAVATKWSGVFFLVAFAVMSLLWDAGARRAVGLRHPFSGALRRDVPTALAGLGLVPVVVYVASWAGWFATPYGYGRNWAQATSSGWSYWVFSSIRSWIDYQSQVLGYHTGLDQSHPYQSWPWQWPLLIRPVAFHYTGGAGTCGAPSCAQAVLGVGTPVIWYGSLIALIGLIAWYVATRDWRAGAVLLTYGVGWLPWFYYAIADKRTMFLFYMAPMLPFMAIALALGAGLLIGRAGPQSSRRAIGAAVVGAFTLLALINFWWLYPVISAEDIPYDDWHRRMLFPSWI; encoded by the coding sequence GTGCCCCCGTTCGCGGACACCTCCATCTGGGCCTGGCTGGGCCCGGTGCTGGTCGCGACGTTCGGGGCTCTGCTCCGCTTCGACCGCCTCGCCCTCCCCAAGGCGGTCGTGTTCGACGAGACGTACTACGCCAAGGACGCCCTGTCCCTGCTCACCTACGGCGTCGAACGCACCTTCCTCGGCACGTCGGATAACCCGATCGCCGACCAGAGGCTCCTCGCCGGCCGCGACGACCTGTGGGTGACCTGCACGCCCGACAGCCTCGACCCGTGCGCCTCCTACGTGGCCCACCCTCCGCTCGGTAAGTGGTTGATCGGTGTGGGGGAGTGGTTGTGGGGGGCTGATCCGTTCGGGTGGCGGTTCGCGGCGGCGGTGCTGGGGTCGTTGTCGATTCTGCTGGTGGCGCGGGTGGCGCGGCGGATGACGCGGTCGACGTTGCTGGGGTGTCTGGCGGGGTTGCTTTTGGCGTTGGACGGGTTGCATTTCGTGTTGTCCCGTACGGCGTTGCTGGATGTGTTCCTGATGTTCTGGGTGCTTGCGGGTTTCGGGTGCCTGGTGGTGGATCGGGATCGGTCGCGGGAGCGTCTGGCGCGGTGGTATGAGGGGTCTTCGCTCGCGGGGGCGGGTCCGTGGCTTGGGGTGCGGCCGTGGCGGATCGGGGCGGGGGTGTGTCTGGGGGCGGCGGTGGCGACCAAGTGGAGCGGGGTGTTCTTCTTGGTGGCTTTCGCGGTGATGTCGTTGTTGTGGGATGCGGGGGCGCGGCGTGCGGTGGGGTTGCGTCATCCGTTCTCGGGGGCGCTCCGGCGGGATGTGCCCACGGCGCTGGCGGGGTTGGGTCTGGTGCCGGTGGTGGTGTACGTGGCCAGTTGGGCGGGGTGGTTCGCCACGCCGTACGGGTACGGCCGCAACTGGGCCCAAGCCACCAGCAGCGGCTGGAGCTACTGGGTGTTCAGCTCGATCCGCTCGTGGATCGACTACCAGTCCCAGGTGCTGGGCTACCACACCGGTCTCGACCAGTCCCATCCCTACCAGTCCTGGCCCTGGCAGTGGCCGCTGCTCATCCGCCCGGTCGCCTTCCACTACACCGGCGGCGCCGGCACCTGCGGCGCCCCGTCGTGCGCGCAGGCGGTGCTCGGGGTGGGCACGCCGGTCATCTGGTACGGCTCGCTGATCGCCCTCATCGGGCTGATCGCCTGGTACGTGGCCACCCGCGACTGGCGCGCCGGAGCCGTGCTGCTGACCTACGGCGTCGGCTGGCTGCCCTGGTTCTACTACGCCATCGCCGACAAGCGGACCATGTTCCTGTTCTACATGGCCCCCATGCTCCCGTTCATGGCGATCGCCCTGGCCCTGGGCGCGGGATTGCTGATCGGACGGGCGGGCCCCCAGTCGTCCCGCAGGGCGATCGGCGCGGCCGTCGTCGGAGCCTTCACCCTGCTGGCGTTGATCAACTTCTGGTGGTTGTACCCGGTCATCTCCGCCGAGGACATCCCCTACGACGACTGGCACCGGCGCATGCTTTTCCCTAGCTGGATCTAG
- a CDS encoding dolichyl-phosphate-mannose--protein mannosyltransferase encodes MALTDSTNQDFDRPEPREEPENPGSLRDRLVPPFLGSPLWGWLGPLLVTAFGAFLRFDRLAVPKAVVFDETYYAKDALSLITFGVERTTVKDADKLLLGGDHNVWQSCAATELDKCASYVVHPPLGKWLIGVGEWLWGADPFGWRFAAAVLGSLSILLVARVARRMTRSTLLGCLAGLLLALDGLHFVLSRTALLDVFLMFWVLAGFGCLVVDRDRSRERLARWYEGSSLAGAGPWLGVRPWRIGAGVCLGAAVATKWSGVFFLVAFAVMSLLWDAGARRAVGLRHPFSGALRRDVPTALAGLGLVPVVVYVASWAGWFATPYGYGRNWAQATSSGPVYFVLDSMRSWWNYQSMVLGFHTGLDSSHPYQSEPWEWPLLLRPVAFFYEGPACNTGKCAQAVLGVGTPVIWYGSLIALIGLIAWYVATRDWRAGAVLLAYGVGWLPWFYYAIADNRTMFLFYTAPMLPFMAIALALAAGLLIGPAGARQNRRLLGAALSGAFVLVALINFWWLYPIISAEIIPYDDWHRRMLFDRWI; translated from the coding sequence ATGGCCCTGACGGACTCCACCAACCAGGACTTCGACCGGCCGGAGCCGCGCGAAGAGCCCGAGAACCCGGGTTCCCTGCGCGACCGGCTCGTCCCGCCGTTCCTGGGAAGCCCCCTGTGGGGGTGGCTCGGCCCGTTGCTGGTGACCGCCTTCGGCGCGTTCCTGCGCTTCGACCGCCTCGCCGTCCCCAAGGCGGTCGTGTTCGACGAGACGTACTACGCCAAGGACGCCCTCTCGCTGATCACGTTCGGCGTCGAGCGCACCACGGTCAAGGACGCCGACAAGCTGCTGCTCGGCGGCGACCACAACGTCTGGCAGAGCTGCGCCGCCACCGAACTGGACAAGTGCGCCTCCTACGTCGTCCACCCTCCGCTCGGTAAGTGGTTGATCGGTGTGGGGGAGTGGTTGTGGGGGGCTGATCCTTTCGGGTGGCGGTTCGCGGCGGCGGTGCTGGGGTCGTTGTCGATTCTGCTGGTGGCGCGGGTGGCGCGGCGGATGACGCGGTCGACGTTGCTGGGGTGTCTGGCGGGGTTGCTTTTGGCGTTGGACGGGTTGCATTTCGTGTTGTCCCGTACGGCGTTGCTGGATGTGTTCCTGATGTTCTGGGTGCTTGCGGGTTTCGGGTGCCTGGTGGTGGATCGGGATCGGTCGCGGGAGCGTCTGGCGCGGTGGTATGAGGGGTCTTCGCTCGCGGGGGCGGGTCCGTGGCTTGGGGTGCGGCCGTGGCGGATCGGGGCGGGGGTGTGTCTGGGGGCGGCGGTGGCGACCAAGTGGAGCGGGGTGTTCTTCTTGGTGGCTTTCGCGGTGATGTCGTTGTTGTGGGATGCGGGGGCGCGGCGTGCGGTGGGGTTGCGTCATCCGTTCTCGGGGGCGCTCCGGCGGGATGTGCCCACGGCGCTGGCGGGGTTGGGTCTGGTGCCGGTGGTGGTGTACGTGGCCAGTTGGGCGGGGTGGTTCGCCACGCCGTACGGGTACGGCCGCAACTGGGCCCAAGCCACCAGCAGCGGGCCGGTGTACTTCGTCCTCGACTCGATGCGTTCCTGGTGGAACTACCAGTCGATGGTCCTCGGCTTCCACACCGGCCTGGACTCCAGCCATCCGTACCAGTCCGAGCCGTGGGAGTGGCCGCTGCTGCTGCGCCCGGTCGCGTTCTTCTACGAGGGCCCGGCCTGTAACACGGGCAAGTGCGCGCAGGCGGTGCTCGGGGTGGGCACGCCGGTCATCTGGTACGGCTCACTGATCGCCCTCATCGGGCTGATCGCCTGGTACGTGGCCACCCGCGACTGGCGCGCCGGAGCCGTGCTGCTCGCCTACGGCGTCGGCTGGCTGCCCTGGTTCTACTACGCCATCGCCGACAACCGGACCATGTTCCTTTTCTACACGGCCCCCATGCTCCCGTTCATGGCGATCGCCCTCGCCCTGGCCGCCGGCCTGCTCATCGGGCCCGCCGGGGCGCGGCAGAACCGGAGGCTCCTCGGAGCCGCGCTTTCGGGTGCGTTCGTGCTCGTCGCCCTGATTAACTTCTGGTGGCTCTACCCCATTATCTCCGCCGAGATCATCCCCTACGACGATTGGCACCGGCGCATGCTGTTCGACCGCTGGATATGA
- a CDS encoding amidohydrolase family protein: protein MFHIWTVSLKTGAAKQITTGEYDDLQPAWSPDGSKIAFSSDRQGGADIWTVDVATGGVKRVTTAAAQESQPTWSPDGKSIAYVRDNLIESVDLATGALTTLVPNRTGALAAPSWSPDGGRIAFLRTESGARRLKVATTSGQETAVGDLTDVFPFPPSWISADELLYAGNGKIVVSKAATGETRRVPFSATFTLNRPVYDRKDYDFDSSRRRPVRGIVGPALSPDGRTVLYKALNDLWLQPVTSGHATKLTDDSFYEIDPVWSRDGKKIAYASDKAGTMDIWVRDVAGGQERRVTSLAGAEIAPAWSPDGKRLAFQDQGGKTYVVAADGGAPAEVLGTRSAPGRPSWSADGRTLALAVTAASRNQIELVNVDGRTSKVVEPAAWRSISVRGDDGPAWSPDGKWFAFIMETTLWVLPVNPDGTPAGPAKQLTRKPSDAPSWSGDSKTLLYLENGELRTISRDGGSARAIQTGVSYSPEEPKERVVIHAGNLWDGKSDSLRRDVDVTVVGNRIVDVSPHRGRHPRGWKVIDASNQTVMPGLIDIHYHQQLQSKFYGDRQGRLLLSYGITTTRSTGDQAYRAVEDREAAQAGARIGPRHFLTGEMLEGTRFSWEFSRPVMNEQQLDLEFSRAKALDYDLMKTYMRFPHRLQAEVAERGHKLGIPTTSHYLNPGIAFGVDMQEHLSGPTRWGFSFSRNASQGVMYDDVVKLLGQGGFPLSTTIFASSALLADDPAMVEDPRIKALYTGWEQDNIVAELKCAQGTGPCGFLAGSAAGAKLSVEQLKKVLAAGGTVLAGTDGPIDNPAVSLHLNLRSMVKYGISPLQTLQSATLLNARALGIERDLGSVERGKLADLMFIDGDPLADISTLANVRGVMTNGTVHYVTDLLKPFSGMPAPASPSKLAAPEPSEEHHTH from the coding sequence ATGTTCCACATTTGGACGGTCTCCCTGAAGACCGGCGCCGCCAAGCAGATCACGACCGGCGAGTACGACGACCTGCAGCCCGCGTGGTCGCCGGACGGCAGCAAGATCGCGTTCTCGTCGGACCGGCAGGGCGGCGCCGACATCTGGACCGTGGACGTCGCCACGGGCGGGGTCAAGCGGGTCACCACGGCGGCCGCCCAGGAGTCCCAGCCGACCTGGTCGCCCGACGGGAAGAGCATCGCCTACGTCCGCGACAACCTCATCGAGAGCGTGGACCTGGCCACCGGCGCGCTCACCACGCTCGTCCCGAACAGGACCGGCGCCCTGGCCGCCCCCTCCTGGTCCCCGGACGGCGGCAGGATCGCGTTCCTGCGCACCGAGTCCGGAGCACGCAGGCTGAAGGTCGCCACCACCTCCGGCCAGGAGACGGCCGTCGGCGACCTCACCGACGTCTTCCCCTTCCCACCCTCCTGGATCTCCGCCGACGAGCTGCTCTACGCGGGCAACGGCAAGATCGTCGTCTCCAAGGCGGCCACCGGCGAGACCCGCCGGGTGCCGTTCTCCGCGACGTTCACCCTGAACCGCCCGGTCTACGACCGCAAGGACTACGACTTCGACTCCAGCCGCCGCCGCCCGGTCCGCGGCATCGTCGGGCCGGCCCTGTCACCCGACGGCCGTACCGTGCTCTACAAGGCGCTCAACGACCTGTGGCTGCAGCCGGTGACCAGCGGTCACGCCACGAAGCTCACCGACGACTCCTTCTACGAGATCGACCCCGTGTGGTCGCGCGACGGGAAGAAGATCGCCTACGCCTCCGACAAGGCCGGCACGATGGACATCTGGGTGCGCGACGTCGCCGGCGGCCAGGAGCGCAGGGTCACCTCGCTCGCGGGCGCCGAGATCGCACCCGCGTGGTCGCCGGACGGCAAGCGCCTCGCCTTCCAGGACCAGGGCGGCAAGACGTACGTCGTCGCGGCGGACGGCGGCGCCCCGGCCGAGGTCCTCGGCACGCGCAGCGCCCCCGGACGGCCGAGCTGGTCGGCCGACGGACGCACGCTCGCCCTCGCCGTCACCGCCGCGTCGCGCAACCAGATCGAGCTGGTGAACGTCGACGGGCGGACCAGCAAGGTCGTCGAGCCCGCGGCGTGGCGCTCCATCTCGGTGCGCGGCGACGACGGCCCGGCCTGGTCGCCGGACGGCAAGTGGTTCGCCTTCATCATGGAGACCACCCTGTGGGTGCTGCCGGTCAACCCCGACGGCACGCCCGCGGGCCCGGCGAAGCAGCTCACCCGCAAGCCGAGCGACGCGCCCTCGTGGAGCGGCGACTCCAAGACCCTGCTCTACCTGGAGAACGGCGAGCTGCGCACGATCTCCAGGGACGGCGGCTCCGCGCGGGCGATCCAGACCGGCGTGAGCTACTCGCCGGAGGAGCCCAAGGAGCGGGTCGTCATCCACGCGGGCAACCTGTGGGACGGCAAGAGCGACAGCCTGCGCCGCGACGTGGACGTCACCGTCGTCGGCAACCGGATCGTGGACGTCAGCCCGCACCGTGGCCGGCACCCGCGCGGCTGGAAGGTGATCGACGCCTCCAACCAGACGGTCATGCCCGGCCTCATCGACATCCACTACCACCAGCAGCTCCAGTCCAAGTTCTACGGCGACCGCCAGGGCAGGCTCCTGTTGTCCTACGGCATCACCACCACCCGGTCCACGGGCGACCAGGCGTACCGGGCCGTCGAGGACCGCGAGGCGGCGCAGGCGGGCGCGCGGATCGGCCCGCGGCACTTCCTCACCGGCGAGATGCTCGAAGGCACGCGCTTCTCGTGGGAGTTCTCCCGTCCCGTGATGAACGAGCAGCAGCTCGACCTGGAGTTCTCCCGCGCCAAGGCGCTGGACTACGACCTGATGAAGACGTACATGCGCTTCCCGCACCGGCTGCAGGCCGAGGTCGCCGAGCGCGGGCACAAGCTCGGGATCCCGACGACCTCGCACTACCTCAACCCGGGCATCGCGTTCGGCGTCGACATGCAGGAGCACCTGTCCGGGCCGACCCGCTGGGGCTTCTCGTTCTCGCGCAACGCCTCCCAGGGCGTCATGTACGACGACGTGGTGAAGCTCCTCGGCCAGGGCGGGTTCCCGCTCTCGACGACGATCTTCGCCTCCAGCGCCCTGCTGGCGGACGACCCGGCCATGGTCGAGGACCCGCGCATCAAGGCCCTCTACACCGGCTGGGAGCAGGACAACATCGTCGCCGAGCTGAAGTGCGCCCAGGGCACCGGCCCGTGCGGCTTCCTCGCGGGCAGCGCCGCGGGGGCCAAGCTCTCGGTGGAGCAGCTCAAGAAGGTGCTGGCGGCGGGCGGAACCGTGCTCGCCGGCACGGACGGACCGATCGACAATCCGGCGGTCAGCCTGCACCTGAACCTCCGTTCCATGGTCAAGTACGGCATCTCGCCCTTGCAGACCCTGCAGAGCGCCACCCTGCTCAACGCCAGGGCCCTCGGGATCGAGCGTGATCTCGGCAGCGTCGAGCGCGGCAAGCTCGCCGACCTCATGTTCATCGACGGCGACCCGCTGGCGGACATCTCCACCCTCGCCAACGTGCGCGGCGTCATGACCAACGGCACCGTGCACTACGTGACGGACCTGCTGAAGCCGTTCTCCGGCATGCCGGCGCCGGCCTCCCCGAGCAAGCTCGCCGCGCCCGAGCCCTCGGAGGAACACCACACCCACTGA
- the rsmI gene encoding 16S rRNA (cytidine(1402)-2'-O)-methyltransferase, which yields MREDGRVNDGTLILAGAPIGRAEDASPRLREALARADVIAAEDTRRLRRLAADLGVTLAGRVVSYYDGNEAARAGELVEALRDGDTVLVITDAGMPGVSDPGYRLTHLAVEAGIPVTALPGPSAVTTALAISGLPSDRFCFEGFPPRKPGERARRLAALAGEERTMVFFEAPHRLHAALAAMAEAFGADRPAALCRELTKTYEEVVRGTLGDLVAWARGEVRGEITLVVAGHAPGAAETDIGALVAEVARQETAGVPRKQAIVDVAKAAGIPKRELYDAVHRS from the coding sequence ATGAGAGAGGATGGACGGGTGAACGACGGCACGCTGATCCTGGCCGGTGCTCCCATCGGGCGTGCCGAGGACGCCTCTCCCCGGCTGCGCGAGGCCCTCGCGCGCGCCGACGTCATCGCCGCCGAGGACACCCGCCGGCTGCGCAGGCTCGCCGCCGACCTCGGGGTCACGCTCGCGGGGCGCGTGGTGTCCTACTACGACGGCAACGAGGCGGCGCGGGCGGGGGAACTCGTCGAGGCCCTGCGCGACGGCGACACCGTCCTGGTGATCACCGACGCCGGCATGCCCGGGGTGTCCGACCCCGGGTACCGCCTCACCCACCTCGCGGTCGAGGCGGGCATCCCGGTGACGGCGCTGCCCGGGCCGTCCGCGGTCACCACCGCGCTCGCGATCTCCGGCCTGCCGAGCGACCGGTTCTGCTTCGAGGGGTTCCCGCCGCGCAAGCCCGGCGAGCGGGCCCGGCGGCTCGCCGCCCTGGCGGGCGAGGAGCGGACCATGGTCTTCTTCGAGGCGCCGCACCGCCTGCACGCCGCCCTCGCCGCGATGGCCGAGGCCTTCGGCGCGGACCGCCCCGCCGCCCTGTGCCGCGAGCTGACCAAGACCTACGAGGAGGTCGTGCGGGGCACGCTCGGCGATCTGGTCGCGTGGGCGCGGGGCGAGGTGCGCGGTGAGATCACCCTGGTCGTCGCCGGGCACGCGCCCGGCGCCGCGGAGACCGACATCGGCGCGCTGGTCGCGGAGGTCGCCCGGCAGGAGACGGCCGGCGTGCCCCGCAAGCAGGCGATCGTGGACGTGGCCAAGGCGGCGGGCATCCCCAAGCGGGAGCTGTACGACGCCGTCCACCGTTCGTGA
- a CDS encoding endonuclease Q family protein, with product MGTGDFTHPKWFDELRENLVPAEPGLFRLREEADREIGATLPGRLASAPVRFMLSVEISTVYPQDGRARKIHHLVYLPDLAAAEEFNRRLGRVADLGSDGRPTVGMSSRDLLETTLACGEGAYLVPAHVWTPWFGVFGSKSGFDTLEECYGDLTGHIFALETGLSSDPAMNWRVSGLDRYRLVSYSDAHSPPIVGRETTVFETALDYFAIQDALRTGDGLTGTVEFFPEEGKYHVDGHRKCGVRMEPEETRRHGGRCPVCGKKLTVGVLSRVDDLADRPAGVRPGGAAGFRNLVPLPEVVGEILGVGPKTKKVRTEIDRLTAALGPELAILEELPVETIAVHSPRLGEAVDRLRRGQVTKDPGYDGEYGAIRLFGPSEPKDPAPAPSPTLF from the coding sequence TTGGGCACGGGCGACTTCACGCATCCGAAGTGGTTCGACGAGCTGCGCGAGAACCTCGTCCCGGCCGAGCCCGGCCTGTTCCGGCTGCGCGAGGAGGCCGACCGCGAGATCGGCGCGACGCTGCCCGGCCGCCTCGCGTCCGCCCCCGTGCGGTTCATGCTCTCCGTCGAGATCTCCACGGTCTATCCCCAGGACGGGCGCGCCCGCAAGATCCACCACCTGGTGTACCTGCCCGATCTCGCCGCCGCCGAGGAGTTCAACCGGCGCCTGGGCCGGGTCGCCGACCTCGGATCCGACGGCCGTCCGACGGTCGGCATGAGCTCCCGCGACCTGCTGGAGACGACGCTCGCCTGCGGCGAGGGCGCCTATCTCGTCCCCGCCCACGTGTGGACCCCGTGGTTCGGCGTGTTCGGCTCCAAGTCCGGCTTCGACACGCTGGAGGAGTGCTACGGCGACCTGACCGGCCACATCTTCGCGCTGGAGACGGGTCTGTCCAGCGACCCCGCCATGAACTGGCGGGTCTCCGGCCTCGACCGCTACCGGCTGGTCAGCTACTCCGACGCGCACTCGCCGCCCATCGTCGGCCGCGAGACCACGGTGTTCGAGACCGCGCTGGACTACTTCGCCATCCAGGACGCGCTGCGCACGGGCGACGGCCTCACCGGGACGGTCGAGTTCTTCCCGGAGGAGGGCAAGTACCACGTGGACGGCCACCGCAAGTGCGGCGTCCGCATGGAACCTGAGGAGACCCGGCGGCACGGCGGCCGGTGCCCCGTCTGCGGCAAGAAGCTCACGGTCGGCGTGCTGAGCCGCGTCGACGACCTGGCCGACCGCCCGGCCGGCGTGCGCCCCGGCGGAGCCGCGGGGTTCCGGAACCTCGTGCCGCTGCCGGAGGTCGTCGGCGAGATCCTCGGCGTGGGCCCGAAGACCAAGAAGGTGCGCACCGAGATCGACCGGCTCACCGCCGCCCTCGGCCCCGAGCTGGCCATCCTGGAGGAGCTCCCCGTGGAGACCATCGCCGTCCACTCCCCCCGGCTCGGGGAGGCCGTGGACCGCCTGCGCCGCGGCCAGGTCACCAAGGACCCCGGCTACGACGGCGAGTACGGAGCCATCCGCCTCTTCGGCCCCTCCGAGCCGAAGGACCCCGCCCCCGCCCCGTCCCCCACTCTCTTCTGA
- a CDS encoding glycosyltransferase family 2 protein, producing MELTVVMPCLNEAETVETCVRKALGFMAEQGIEGEVVIADNGSTDGSQQLARDAGARVVHVDQKGYGNALMGGIRAARGRYVIMGDADDSYDFTALMPFVEELRGGADLVMGNRFRGGIAPGAMPPLHRYLGNPVLSFIGRLFFPSAIRDFHCGLRGFRRDSILNLGLQTGGMEFASEMVVKSTIQGLDVREVPTTLSPDGRSRPPHLRSWRDGWRHLRFLLLYSPRWLFFIPGLVLMALGLTVGTALTFGPVYIGKLAFDVDTLVGASAAVVIGFQAVLFALFTKVYAAEEGFLPEDRRIRRLVDVVTLERGLIAGGLLALAGLAGMVASLAHWQVRNFGELIPAESLRLVVPSATALVISFQTIFAALFISILGIRRTKETPADVAASAAEEAAEAVRMARPAAAQHEDAL from the coding sequence GTGGAACTGACTGTGGTCATGCCGTGCCTGAACGAGGCGGAGACCGTCGAAACGTGCGTGCGCAAGGCGTTGGGCTTCATGGCCGAGCAGGGCATCGAGGGCGAGGTGGTGATCGCCGACAACGGCAGCACCGACGGCTCCCAGCAGCTCGCCAGGGACGCCGGCGCCCGCGTCGTCCACGTCGACCAGAAGGGGTACGGCAACGCCCTCATGGGCGGCATCCGCGCCGCGCGCGGCCGCTACGTGATCATGGGAGACGCCGACGACTCCTACGACTTCACCGCGCTGATGCCCTTCGTCGAAGAGCTGCGCGGCGGCGCCGACCTGGTCATGGGCAACCGCTTCCGCGGCGGCATCGCCCCCGGCGCCATGCCCCCCCTGCACCGCTACCTCGGCAACCCGGTGCTGTCGTTCATCGGCCGGCTGTTCTTCCCGAGCGCGATCCGCGACTTCCACTGCGGCCTGCGCGGGTTCCGCCGCGACTCGATCCTGAACCTCGGCCTGCAGACCGGCGGCATGGAGTTCGCCAGCGAGATGGTCGTGAAGTCCACGATCCAGGGCCTGGACGTCCGCGAGGTGCCCACCACCCTCAGCCCCGACGGCCGGTCCCGCCCGCCGCACCTGCGCTCCTGGCGGGACGGCTGGCGCCACCTGCGCTTCCTGCTGCTCTACAGCCCCCGCTGGCTGTTCTTCATCCCCGGCCTGGTTCTGATGGCGCTCGGTCTCACCGTCGGCACCGCGCTCACCTTCGGCCCGGTCTACATCGGCAAGCTGGCCTTCGACGTCGACACGCTGGTCGGGGCGTCGGCGGCCGTCGTCATCGGCTTCCAGGCGGTGCTGTTCGCGCTGTTCACCAAGGTATACGCCGCCGAAGAGGGGTTCCTGCCCGAGGACAGGCGCATCAGGCGCCTGGTCGACGTGGTCACCCTGGAACGCGGCCTGATCGCGGGCGGCCTGCTGGCCCTCGCGGGCCTGGCGGGCATGGTCGCCTCGCTGGCGCACTGGCAGGTGCGCAACTTCGGCGAGCTGATCCCCGCCGAGTCGCTGCGCCTGGTCGTGCCCTCCGCGACCGCCCTCGTCATCAGCTTCCAGACCATCTTCGCGGCCCTGTTCATCAGCATCCTC
- a CDS encoding TIGR03619 family F420-dependent LLM class oxidoreductase: MSLPRIGVSLPHFGPNAGPEAVVAVAQATERLGFHAVSATDRLLIPAGPHWNNDAGLPQSHVWDPLEMLTWAAAHTRRIRVCTGILNTIFQSPVVLARKLATLDRLSLGRLDAGIGQGGGTRLPPFYIPEEFVAAGVPAERRGAGFIEHIAAMRACWGPDPVEFHGEWYEVPLSMVGPKPHGDGIPLFLGAITRHTVERAAHIGDGFITVAVNWDDTRTQIRWYRDAGGTGTVVVAVIPAPLEGEISATVFTDAALRDLDRAAAAGVDEVHIALNLLPTTWDRQIELLEALATRLSLPAPTAV, translated from the coding sequence ATGAGTCTTCCGCGCATCGGCGTCAGCCTGCCGCACTTCGGGCCCAACGCCGGTCCCGAGGCCGTCGTCGCGGTGGCCCAGGCGACGGAACGGCTCGGCTTCCACGCCGTGTCCGCCACCGATCGGCTGCTCATCCCCGCCGGACCGCACTGGAACAACGACGCGGGCCTGCCCCAGTCGCACGTGTGGGACCCGCTGGAGATGCTGACCTGGGCCGCCGCGCACACCCGGCGGATCCGCGTGTGCACCGGCATCCTGAACACGATCTTCCAGTCGCCCGTCGTCCTGGCCCGCAAGCTCGCCACGCTCGACCGGCTGTCCCTCGGCCGGCTCGACGCCGGCATCGGCCAGGGCGGCGGCACGCGGCTGCCGCCGTTCTACATCCCCGAGGAGTTCGTCGCGGCCGGGGTCCCCGCCGAGCGCAGGGGCGCCGGGTTCATCGAGCACATCGCCGCGATGCGGGCCTGCTGGGGTCCCGACCCCGTCGAGTTCCACGGCGAGTGGTACGAGGTCCCGCTGTCCATGGTCGGGCCCAAGCCGCACGGCGACGGCATCCCGCTGTTCCTCGGCGCGATCACCCGGCACACCGTCGAACGGGCGGCCCACATCGGGGACGGCTTCATCACCGTCGCCGTCAACTGGGACGACACCCGTACCCAGATCCGCTGGTATCGGGACGCCGGCGGCACGGGGACCGTCGTGGTGGCCGTCATCCCGGCACCCTTGGAGGGCGAGATCTCCGCCACCGTCTTCACCGACGCGGCCCTGCGTGACCTGGACCGCGCCGCCGCGGCCGGCGTCGACGAGGTGCACATCGCCCTCAACCTCCTCCCCACGACGTGGGACCGCCAGATAGAACTCCTGGAGGCCCTCGCCACCAGGCTCTCCCTGCCGGCCCCCACGGCCGTGTAG
- a CDS encoding NPP1 family protein encodes MADYLMTGRLDGSKARGRVKRWGTALGGLLGAFALVLAAVAPALGDVIPKLPQNADGLEQTFSPAYDYDRDGCYATAAITSSGYVNPGLHLGGAVNGHCRDLAQLQESNTYARAKCNNGWCAIMYASYFEKDQTVDGCSTEPGCGHRHDFEHVVVWVQNNQVQYVSHSRHDWWETYARSSVRFDPSGTHPKIVYHKDGGLTHCFRIANSGDEAVENHTGGWFYPRLVGWNGYPSVAFRNQFIYHTDFGHASIKLGTEVMKGQLAAAKPAGIPFDPYA; translated from the coding sequence ATGGCCGATTATCTGATGACCGGTCGGCTCGACGGATCGAAGGCCCGGGGACGTGTGAAACGGTGGGGTACGGCGCTCGGGGGTCTGCTCGGCGCCTTCGCGCTCGTCCTCGCCGCGGTGGCTCCGGCGCTGGGCGATGTCATTCCGAAGCTTCCGCAGAACGCCGACGGCCTGGAGCAGACGTTCTCTCCGGCGTACGACTACGACCGGGACGGCTGTTACGCCACCGCGGCCATCACCTCCTCCGGGTACGTCAACCCCGGCCTGCACCTGGGCGGCGCCGTGAACGGGCACTGCCGCGACCTCGCGCAGTTACAGGAGTCCAACACCTACGCGCGCGCGAAGTGCAACAACGGCTGGTGCGCGATCATGTACGCCAGCTACTTCGAGAAGGACCAGACGGTGGACGGCTGCAGCACCGAGCCGGGCTGCGGGCACCGTCACGACTTCGAGCACGTCGTCGTATGGGTGCAGAACAACCAGGTGCAGTACGTCTCGCATTCGCGGCACGACTGGTGGGAGACCTACGCCCGTTCCAGCGTGCGTTTCGACCCGAGCGGCACGCACCCGAAAATCGTGTACCACAAGGACGGCGGCCTGACGCACTGCTTCCGCATCGCCAACAGCGGTGACGAGGCGGTGGAGAATCACACGGGCGGCTGGTTCTATCCGCGTCTGGTCGGCTGGAACGGCTATCCCAGCGTGGCCTTCAGGAACCAGTTCATCTACCACACCGATTTCGGCCACGCCTCGATCAAACTCGGCACCGAGGTGATGAAGGGGCAGCTCGCGGCGGCCAAGCCGGCGGGCATCCCGTTCGATCCCTACGCCTGA